From the genome of Rhinoderma darwinii isolate aRhiDar2 chromosome 1, aRhiDar2.hap1, whole genome shotgun sequence:
ctccatggaaaaacagctccatttacgtccgtaattgatgcagcgaaaaagcgcctcaacatgccatgacggctgaaattacggagctgttttctcctgaaaacagccccgtaatttcagccgtaacggacgctgccgtgtgaacataccctaaggcagatTTTCTTTTATTGAGCCTTCTTTGGTGCAAATAAATTTAGACAAATTTATTATTGATTTGCACCAAAAAACACTGATGATTGTGTCTCACTTTTCAAAGGTGCCTAGAAAAGGGACATTTCTAAAATGCACCGCTGTGCACCAAACTTACACCAAAATTACGGCAAAAAATAAAACTGTGCTAAACTAAGCCATCCAAGAGGCGGTATAAGGAAGAAGAAAACATGTCtatcaagatgcaccaaatttacctCACAGCATTCGCCACTTTGCTAAATTTGGTGTCTCTTCAGACTGCCTGGTCTATGATTAAGCTGTCTAAGACCTTATTCATACAAACGTATTTCTCGTCAGTGTGCTGTCTGCtttaacaacggacagcacactaagcattgcaattcaatggggctattcacacaaacaTGTCTTTCCCGAAACGTGTGTCCATTGCGAGAAACCCTCAGAATGTTCTAATCTGGTCCGCTTTTGcagcattaaagtctatgggtgcgcaaaaaaaacaaatagaCAGCACACAAacaacatccatgtgctgtccatttgTTGAAGGATCAGTTGCTAGAGAAATGCAGGGGGTCGAAGTGAAACTAGGAAGTGTTCACTTAGTTTGGTACAACTTGCTTTTTGAACTTTATTTAatgctgtttttgaaaaaaagttatggtagaTTTTATTGTCAGATGGGAGATTTCATTGCATGTTTATGACACGGTTAATTAAATTATGCCGAAAGTAAAACCAATcagtttttattaatttaatgagAATGAGGTTCATGTACTTTCTTCTTTCCATACATTGTGAAGGTGTAGAGTCAGCAAAAGGAAAATATGCCCAGATGTTATTTCGAGACTTGTTTGAAGATTACTCTAACGCACTAAGACCAGTGGAAGATACTGACAGAGCATTAAATGTTACTCTTCAGATTACATTGTCTCAGATCAAAGATGTGGTGCGTATTTTACCAACTTTCTGTTGTCTATGGGCAAGGTCTTCTGTTACATGCCTGTGATTAGCAGGAGCCATTGTGCATTTTTAGACTTCAGATGTGATTTATGGATTTACAGTATAATCAGCCATACAGTACATTGTAGGTTGATCTATACATATGGTATGTTCACAGAGCTAAATGTATAGGTCTTGTAAATATGGCAGCatgtgatatatttatatatatgtatatacagggtgggccatttatatggatacacctaaataaaatgggaatggttggtgatattaacttcctgtttctggcacattagtatacgggaggggggaaacttttcaagctgggtgttgaccatggcggccattttgtatccaactttagttttttcaatgggaagagggtcatgtgacacatcaaacttatcgagaatttcacaagaaaaacaattctTAAATTGCTCTTTGTCATTGATTTTGTTTCCAGGATGAAAGGAACCAGATATTAACTGCATACATTTGGATTAGACAGAGCTGGTATGATGCCTACCTGACATGGGACAAAGATGAGTATGATGGCCTAGATTCAATTCGTATTCCAAGCAACATGGTATGGAGACCAGACATAGTGCTGTATAATAAGTAAGTGGACTACCAacaatgttattatttttatatttctggAACCTATAAACCATTATTACCAGAAGTGATGAGCCTTTCTTTACTAATACAGCTTCTATTTGCACTTGCAAGGTGCTCTAAACGGAAAGTCTTGTTATAAGGATCCCTtgtcaataagctgatcacaaagtgtcaccCTGCTAGGATCCCCAGCGATAAGcggaatctgtggggaaaccgttcaattaccctgcagcgccaccacagcggAGATTaaatattacacagtgcccattcaaatccatGGGtgctctgtgtaatgcaggacaggacaggttccCTACAGAGCGAGAAAGGGTCTTTGTAATTGctgtccactctggccaagagatgaggatcctgaacaggggacccctctctattaactcagaattccctaagagggtatatgaaaatgtttttttaaaactagatAACTTTTTTAGATAGATAGTTTGTCCATGGCCCAAATTCCAGCTAATTATATTTTCTCCAGTTTGTTGCTCTATATCAAAAACCAACATcattattttatcattttttcCTTATTGATATAGCAATAACATGTTCTGTAACACCGAACTCAAACCAATAATTTGTCCAGTGGCAATAACAATCTAGTTTATATATTCATGAGGAGAAAATACATGCAGCATAGAAAATGCAGTTTGGGTCATGGTTAAAGATATGGCAGTACTCTAACAGCAGATAAGAGTTGTTATTGTGGTCACATCTGGACAAATGACCTATATGACAAAACTATTATAGTGCcgatatttacattttatttcccACATAGAGCATTGTTTTCCCTCTGAACGCTGATAAACACCCGATAttaataaaacatagaaaaacataTGCATCTTTTATTGCTTTTATCCAACAGGGCAGATGATCAATTTTCGGAGCCAGCCAATACAAATGTTGTCCTTCGGTATGATGGAAAAATCACTTGGGATTCTCCAGCCATAACTAAAAGCTCCTGCGTAGTGGATGTCTCCTATTTCCCCTTTGATAACCAACAATGTAACCTGACATTTGGCTCGTGGACCTACAATGGGAATCAGGTGGACATTATAAATGCAATGGACACTGGGGAACTCTCGGACTTTGTGGAAAATGTGGAATGGGAAATGCAGGGTATGCCAGCAGTGAAGAATGTCATTACTTACGGCTGCTGCTCAGAGCCTTACCCTGATGTCACCTTCACTTTGATCCTTAAGAGAAGATCTTCCTTCTATATATTCAACTTGTTATTACCCTGTGTCATGATATCTTTCCTGGCTCCACTAGGTTTCTACCTCCCTGCAGATTCAGGGGAAAAAGTATCATTGGGAGTGACCGTTTTATTGGCTCTTACTGTCTTTCAGTTAATGGTTGCAGAAAGCATGCCTCCTTCCGAAAGTGTACCATTGATAGGTAAGTTCTACGCATCATGAATGCTACCACTACAATTGGGGCCCCTTACAGAATGATCATTAGGGCCCTGCACAACAACTTGTTACAATGAATTGACACAAAGTTGTTATCTCATTTGGTCAAAAACATAACCATTAGCATAATCAggcctggccttaggggtgtgcgacctgtgcggtcacAAAGGGTGCATAACCAGAGCCATTCTGAAGGGGGTGCTACGGATGTCCTGGCACCTGATGTTTTTGACTACCGCGAATCTTAATATTAATCATATAGCAGAATTATTTAGACATCGTAATGCACTgttagtattatttaggcacggtATGATGGTTTTAACTTATGCATTTTGTGGCACTGCTACTTATGTAcattacagtatattattttttcagAATATTCAGGTGGTTGCATTGTGATATTGGATAATTAGATACTATGGTAtgattatttgtacactgtatgacaccATATAGGGAAGGTCACCTACAGAAGGTAGCGCATAGTTCCCCAACCAATATAAGGCTAAGCATAATATAATCTTCCCCACTGTAAAAATTAAAGTTAAGAAACAAAGTCAGGACACTGAACATATGGTTTACCATACCTGGCATCAATTTCTAGGGACCACCTTTACTACTTTCCccaaattcaattttttgggactaaAACATTGATAGCCTATGCTAAGACCACTGCCCATTAAATGaattgggctgagctgcagtacaagGCAAAGTTTCATGTACAGAAGAGCAGCCAATGGGTTCTAGTGGTCAGACAGGCCATTGATCAAACTTTTATGGCCTAGTCCAATCTTTCATTCTTTGTCAGTCTGAATGAAGTCATATAGCATGCGCTGCATTTACCAACATAGTAAACTTACTAAACCAGGGCAAGATGTCCTGGAGTTGTTCTCTATAACTTTTCTCCTTCGAAAGTGGAAAGTGAGAAAGTTTTTGTACAGTCCCACCACTGGGATGTAGGAAAGCACCCATATAGTAGCTTCCCCAACGCCATCATGATGGCAGGTGCCATATAGACACTGAACAatttaatatttacatttaatatttttttataaaataatatatggAAATATTGGTAatatgtatgtgatataataataataataataataataataataatgtctttCTTCTCCTATATTTTAGGCAAATACTACATAGCTACTATGACCATGATCACAGCGTCTACGGCTCTGACAATCATCATCATGAATATCCATCTTTGTGGTGCAGAAGCAAAGCCCATTCCTCACTGGGCCAGGGTCATCATACTTGACTACATGTCTAAAATATTTTGTGTCTATGATGTGGGTGAGAACTGCACCACACCACAGGATGAAAGAGACACCATTTCTCAGGACAGTGTTCATTCCTATGATGATTACGATAAAGAACAGGATGTCTATGACACATTCAAGCGCCCCCTTTCTATAAGAACAGATTTTGTATGTGACATTGACATCGATGATAAGCTCAATGGAAATAAGGCTGTTTCCGATCATACATTCTGTAACCACTGTATACATTACAGATCCCTGGCAAATAACATTGAATACATTACTAACTGGTACCGAGAACAGAAGTCAATTAGTGCCAAGGGAATTGAGTGGAAAAAGGTGGCCAAGGTGATGGATCGATTCTTCATGTGGGTCTTTTTTACCATGGTCTTCTTTATGAGCATTTTAATTATTGCAAAAGCAGTGTAAAACATTAACCCAGAAAAAAGACctaatataacaaaaaaaaaaaaatatgtcacatTGATATTTCGGGATGATTCAATGTTTTTATCCAATCAAAATACAGGAAATTGTCCACCAGGTAACCTCCAACCTCTACGTCTTCAAGAGTTTTAAAGTTCCTTCCCCTAATAAATAAATACTTTGTTgcaactgcgttattgattccgtcaaaaccgcGTAATCTTTAACaaaagtgacaaacggaaaccataagcaacgtatttgtcaccattgagatcaatggtggctatggtttccgtttgcctttccgctgaggggtccgttgaggggttcccccgatggaaagctcagacggaaccgctcaacagaaagacaacgctgatgtgaacaggccctaaatgctTACTTTCCATGCCCTTTAGCGTTTGCCTGCAAGCATTGAAAAAGTGAACTAGATCTTTTGAATCAGAGTAAAGATTTATAGATCTAACATGAATTTGCCTTTATAGCAGGTTTGTGATGTTAATAAGGTCACGATAGAGGATGTGGAGAGGCTTATCTCTCACTACAGCTTGTATGATTAAACCATCCAGATTACCAGAAAATATCAATGTGTAAATGGTAAATGTACAGGCAGGCTGTAGGAGACCATGGTGGATTATGCAAGTTAGGTAAGGGTGTATTCAAACGCATTCATTTTTGCAGGGAAGTGTTTTGAATACTTAAGCATAATTTTGGGGGAGGGGTGGGGACCTCCACTCCAAGCAAAAACATTAAATGTCTCAAACTGCATGTTTTATTCATCCCATACCAAGCTTTTTGCATGACTCAAAGATTAACCCACCAGTCCCTGCATTCAAAGCAAACCCTGACACTTTTAGATGTTGACAAACCTCCtcagctgagatatatatatatatatacatatatatatatatatatatatatatacatagtaccatcatattccacagtgctgcacaGAGTTTGCAATCACTCATATCAGTCCCTGCTCCCAacagggctcacaatctaatttccctaatttaaggcccttttacacgggacaattatcgggcaaacaagtgtttatatgaacactcgttcccgataattgtttGACTGCAtagacagggcaacgatcagccgatgaaggagcaaacgcttgtccatcggctgattgtattgtttatgctGCCAGAAATCTTATCGTTGTCTCCCAGTTATAGctgtttgaatgagacgatggaaaaacttaaaaaatagcttggtcattaaggcctaaaatgggctggtcgctATTAAGGGATTAATAACATTTAATGTTAttatttgtaatgacggggtagggagacggtcaagtgagccctaatctatccgcaacccagtccctgcctacttgcacggcccgtcctaggcgacggcgtacaactgggcgacggtccttacactcaatatgtgcacgacagacaacacaagacagggtacacagaagagagggaagtgggacagttgcccacggcaacaccatgagcaacaggagtagtgaacgagccgagtcaaaccaggagagtacgtggtaacaaaagcagagcagaagaatagtcagtcaatcaagccagggtcgatatgaagcaggtcaattgtaagtagcaggaacagcagagccaggaaccagagagaatcacaggcacaggacaaGCAGAAAATGCAgatatacatagaccaagggcgggagctagaaccgtctggccaggctgtgataggttctcccactcctcagcctcccagcctgagtggtagcagaacgagtcactctagcagagctaggcacagatgcaggctgattaaccacgggcgtcgacacagaagctgtgtcaggcaaatcctttacattattatttttctttcttttattttcttgcccactattaaggggttaataacatttaatgttattattttttttttttgtattacctTCGCAATATCCACtgtcttcacactggaccacagaaAGGCACAGACGGGATGGGAATGACTCACTGACTCTG
Proteins encoded in this window:
- the CHRNA9 gene encoding neuronal acetylcholine receptor subunit alpha-9 produces the protein MKTYSAILYGLIWLVSAVLDLKGVESAKGKYAQMLFRDLFEDYSNALRPVEDTDRALNVTLQITLSQIKDVDERNQILTAYIWIRQSWYDAYLTWDKDEYDGLDSIRIPSNMVWRPDIVLYNKADDQFSEPANTNVVLRYDGKITWDSPAITKSSCVVDVSYFPFDNQQCNLTFGSWTYNGNQVDIINAMDTGELSDFVENVEWEMQGMPAVKNVITYGCCSEPYPDVTFTLILKRRSSFYIFNLLLPCVMISFLAPLGFYLPADSGEKVSLGVTVLLALTVFQLMVAESMPPSESVPLIGKYYIATMTMITASTALTIIIMNIHLCGAEAKPIPHWARVIILDYMSKIFCVYDVGENCTTPQDERDTISQDSVHSYDDYDKEQDVYDTFKRPLSIRTDFVCDIDIDDKLNGNKAVSDHTFCNHCIHYRSLANNIEYITNWYREQKSISAKGIEWKKVAKVMDRFFMWVFFTMVFFMSILIIAKAV